The Zonotrichia leucophrys gambelii isolate GWCS_2022_RI chromosome 20, RI_Zleu_2.0, whole genome shotgun sequence genome contains a region encoding:
- the EDEM2 gene encoding ER degradation-enhancing alpha-mannosidase-like protein 2, whose product MRAPGTAVRRFLGPLLCLLALRLPAGSGAAARGLDVASYRERVRAMFYHAYEHYLESAFPYDELRPLTCDGQDTWGSFSLTLIDALDTLLILGNVSEFQRVVNVLQEGVDFDIDVNASVFETNIRVVGGLLSAHLLSRKAGVEVEAGWPCSGPLLRMAEEAARKLLPAFQTPTGMPYGTVNLLHGVNPGETPVTCTAGIGTFIVEFATLSHLTGDPVFEDVARKALKALWKNRSDIGLVGNHIDVITAKWVAQDAGIGAGVDSYFEYLVKGAILLQDKELMSMFLEYNKAIKNYTKFDDWYLWVQMYKGTVSMPVFQSLEAYWPGLQSLIGDVDNAMRTFLNYYTVWKQFGGLPEFYNIPQGYTVDKREGYPLRPELIESAMYLYRATRDPTLLELGRDAVESIEKISKVDCGFATIKDLRDHRLDNRMESFFLAETIKYLYLLFDPDNFIHNDGSDFDVVVTPYGECVLNAGGYIFNTEAHPIDPAALHCCRKRRQEQWEVEDLMREFYSRKKTKKFTLKRAPDHGEGENAKDSQDASSEKAGEKRNSKKSSHSLLSCPSQSFNSKLAVLGQVFLDNT is encoded by the exons ATGCGGGCTCCCGGCACGGCCGTGCGGCGTTTCCTCGGCCCGCTGCTGTGCCTCCTAGCGCTGCGGCTCCCGGCGGGCAGCGGCGCGGCCGCCCGCGGGCTGGATGTGGCTTCCTACCG GGAGCGGGTGCGGGCCATGTTCTACCACGCCTACGAGCACTACCTGGAGAGCGCCTTCCCTTACGACGAGCTGCGGCCGCTGACGTGCGACGGCCAGGACACCTGGGGCAG CTTCTCCCTGACTCTGATCGATGCTCTGGACACGCTGCTG ATCTTGGGAAATGTTTCTGAGTTCCAGCGAGTTGTCAACGTGCTGCAGGAGGGGGTGGACTTCGATATTGATGTCAATGCATCTGTCTTTGAAACAAACATTCGAG TGGTGGGAGGGCTCCTCTCTGCTCACCTGCTCTCCAGGAAGGCTGGAGTTGAAGTGGAAGCAGGCTGGCCATGCTCAGGACCCCTCCTGAGGATGGCTGAGGAAGCAGCTCGCAAACTGCTGCCAG CTTTCCAGACCCCAACTGGGATGCCCTATGGCACAGTGAACCTGCTGCATGGAGTAAACCCTGGGGAGACCCCAGTCACCTGCACTGCTGGAATTGGCACCTTTATAGTGGAGTTTGCCACCTTGAGCCACCTCACTGGTGACCCAGTGTTCGAGGACGTTGCCAGGAAGGCTTTGAAGGCACTGTGGAAAAATCGCTCGGATATTGGGCTG GTGGGGAACCACATTGATGTGATCACTGCCAAGTGGGTGGCCCAGGATGCTGGCATTGGGGCAGGGGTGGACTCCTACTTTGAGTACCTGGTTAAAGGAGCCATCCTCCTGCAGGACAAGGAGCTGATGTCCATGTTTTTAG AATATAACAAAGCTATCAAGAATTACACCAAGTTTGATGACTGGTACCTGTGGGTTCAGATGTACAAAGGAACAGTGTCCATGCCTGTGTTCCAGTCCCTGGAGGCCTATTGGCCAGGCCTGCAG agcCTGATTGGGGATGTGGACAATGCCATGCGCACCTTCCTCAACTATTACACGGTCTGGAAGCAGTTTGGGGGCCTGCCTGAGTTCTACAACATTCCCCAAGGATACACAGTGGACAAGAGGGAAGGATATCCACTCAGGCCTG AGCTGATTGAGAGCGCGATGTATCTGTACCGTGCCACGAGAGACCCcacactgctggagctggggagagaTGCTGTGGAGTCCATAGAGAAAATCAGCAAGGTGGACTGTGGCTTTGCAACT ATCAAAGACTTGAGGGACCACAGGCTGGATAACCGCATGGAATCCTTCTTCTTGGCTGAAACAATCAAATACCTGTACCTGCTCTTTGACCCTGACAACTTCATCCACAATGATGGCTCAGACTTTGATGTGGTGGTCACACCCTATGGGGAGTGTGTCCTGAATGCTGGAGGCTACATCTTCAACACTGAGGCCCATCCCATCgaccctgctgccctgcactgctgcaggaagcgcagacaggagcagtgggaggTGGAGGACTTGATGAGGGAATTCTACTCACGgaagaaaaccaagaaattcactttaaaaagaGCTCCTGACCATGGTGAAGGGGAAAATGCTAAAGACTCCCAAGATGCCTCTTcagagaaagctggagagaagaGAAACTCTAAGAAAAGCTCACACTCcctcctgagctgccccagTCAATCCTTTAACTCCAAGCTTGCAGTACTGGGACAGGTCTTTCTAGATAACACCTGA